The following proteins are encoded in a genomic region of Acidobacteriota bacterium:
- a CDS encoding SDR family oxidoreductase: MLLLFIAYALALSAALGLRGYRAKPAMSAGTATPAGTAGTAQRISRVLIVGATGGTGRQLVAQALERGYHVTALVRDPSKLAADHPRLAVMRGDVLDPESVGAAMRGQEAVVSALGHKRFFYPTRILSQGTANLLDAMTAHGVRRFVCETTLGIGSSAGRMGLYYTLFIIPVILPFYFSDKTRQERRIAASRADWVIVRPGMLTNGAKRGRYRVGSGVGSFLLTVRISRADVAAFMLDQLERDALLGTAVSVAW; encoded by the coding sequence ATGTTGCTACTCTTCATCGCATACGCACTCGCGCTCTCGGCTGCACTGGGCCTACGCGGCTACCGCGCCAAGCCTGCGATGTCGGCGGGAACGGCGACACCGGCAGGGACGGCAGGAACGGCGCAACGCATCTCGCGGGTATTGATTGTGGGAGCGACCGGCGGCACGGGACGGCAGCTCGTGGCACAGGCATTGGAGCGCGGATATCACGTCACCGCGCTGGTGCGCGACCCGTCGAAGCTGGCAGCGGACCATCCCCGCCTGGCCGTGATGCGCGGCGACGTGCTCGACCCTGAGTCGGTCGGGGCAGCAATGCGCGGGCAGGAGGCGGTGGTGTCCGCGCTCGGCCATAAGCGATTTTTTTATCCCACTCGCATCCTTTCGCAAGGCACCGCGAACCTGCTTGACGCCATGACGGCTCACGGCGTCCGCCGTTTCGTTTGCGAGACCACTCTCGGCATCGGAAGCAGCGCCGGCCGGATGGGCCTCTACTACACGCTGTTCATCATCCCCGTGATCCTGCCGTTTTATTTTTCGGACAAGACGCGGCAGGAACGCAGGATCGCGGCCAGCCGAGCGGATTGGGTCATCGTCCGGCCTGGAATGCTGACCAATGGGGCGAAGCGCGGCCGTTACCGCGTTGGCTCCGGCGTCGGCAGCTTTCTCTTGACCGTGCGCATCTCCCGCGCCGATGTGGCGGCCTTCATGCTCGACCAGCTGGAGCGCGACGCACTTCTGGGAACCGCCGTAAGCGTGGCTTGGTAA
- a CDS encoding PadR family transcriptional regulator, producing the protein MGRVAKLRNHKDGDSKPRSSTDYAVLGMLTLRPMSGYDIRATIGESIAYFWTESYGQIYPTLKRLTKEKLVTRRTEKAGGRERHVYAITAGGRDALADWLRHPAQPRAPRNELLFKLFFARHASPADASEQVTSFRDAKRRELAGYVQVEQELHQRHGKHPDLAYWLITLRYGQLEAEAHLRWAEEALEILAELQASAPPRAAG; encoded by the coding sequence ATGGGAAGAGTAGCTAAGCTTCGGAACCACAAAGATGGGGACAGCAAACCCCGCAGCAGCACCGACTACGCCGTCCTCGGTATGTTGACGCTGCGGCCGATGTCTGGCTACGACATCCGCGCGACCATCGGCGAGAGCATCGCCTACTTCTGGACGGAGAGCTACGGCCAGATCTATCCCACGTTGAAACGGCTGACGAAGGAGAAGCTGGTGACGCGCCGCACGGAGAAAGCCGGCGGACGCGAGCGGCACGTCTACGCCATCACCGCCGGCGGGCGCGACGCGCTGGCGGATTGGCTGCGCCACCCGGCCCAGCCGCGCGCGCCGCGCAACGAGCTGTTGTTCAAGCTGTTCTTTGCACGCCATGCCTCGCCCGCAGACGCCAGTGAGCAGGTGACGAGCTTTCGCGACGCAAAGCGGCGCGAGCTTGCCGGGTACGTGCAGGTCGAGCAGGAACTGCACCAGCGGCACGGGAAGCATCCTGACCTCGCCTATTGGTTGATCACGTTGCGCTACGGACAGCTGGAAGCGGAAGCGCACCTGCGCTGGGCGGAAGAGGCGCTCGAGATCCTGGCTGAGTTGCAGGCGAGTGCGCCGCCGCGAGCGGCAGGGTAG
- a CDS encoding recombination regulator RecX, protein MTFRRSRKTYDEAALYEYAIGALGRRARSVAELKRLMRQRVGTQENGAQMIERVVERLKELKYLNDSTFAATYSNYRKDNEKLGRFRVVSELKQKGVHGDVITQSVNDAYEGSDEETLARAFLKRKRLKKPADQKQVARVFRALVRAGFGSRTAVRILKNWDVDEEVLTALESEPVEMPGDPES, encoded by the coding sequence ATGACCTTCCGCCGCTCGCGCAAGACTTATGACGAGGCCGCGCTCTACGAGTACGCCATTGGCGCGCTTGGACGCCGCGCGCGCAGCGTGGCGGAGCTCAAGCGGCTGATGCGCCAGCGTGTAGGCACGCAGGAAAACGGCGCGCAGATGATCGAGCGCGTGGTCGAGCGGCTCAAGGAACTGAAGTACCTGAACGACTCCACCTTCGCCGCGACTTATTCCAACTATCGCAAAGACAATGAGAAGCTCGGACGCTTCCGCGTGGTCAGCGAGCTCAAGCAAAAGGGCGTTCACGGCGACGTCATCACGCAGTCGGTGAACGACGCGTATGAAGGGTCCGACGAAGAGACGCTGGCGCGCGCCTTCCTCAAGCGCAAGCGGCTGAAGAAGCCGGCGGACCAGAAGCAGGTCGCGCGCGTCTTTCGTGCGTTGGTTCGCGCGGGCTTTGGTTCGCGCACCGCTGTCCGCATCCTGAAGAACTGGGATGTGGATGAGGAAGTGCTCACCGCGCTCGAGTCCGAACCGGTCGAGATGCCCGGTGATCCCGAAAGCTAG
- the trxB gene encoding thioredoxin-disulfide reductase, producing MENAVRNVVILGSGCSGLTAAIYAARANLKPVVYEGHEPGGQLSLTTMVENFPGFPEGIHGPELIEHMRKQARRFGAEVRTGHLVKADLGVRPFVLDFGKEKVEALTLIIASGASARWLGLPSEQALIGHGVSSCASCDGFFFNGKEITVIGGGDSAMEEALFLTRFATKVTVIHRRSEFRASKIMLERARAHKQIEFLHDTVVEEVHDPAKQEVTGLKLRNVKTGKVWDFPTSALFLGIGHIPNAKMFHGQLEMDEDGYLIAKDYVLTKVSGVFVSGDVVDRRYRQAVTAAGTGCMAAMEAEQFLELAGR from the coding sequence ATGGAGAACGCTGTACGCAATGTCGTGATCTTGGGGTCCGGATGCTCGGGCCTGACCGCCGCCATCTACGCCGCGCGCGCTAACTTGAAGCCCGTGGTCTATGAAGGGCACGAGCCCGGCGGACAGCTCTCGCTCACCACCATGGTCGAGAACTTCCCCGGCTTTCCCGAGGGCATCCATGGACCCGAGCTGATCGAGCACATGCGCAAGCAAGCGCGGCGCTTCGGCGCCGAGGTGCGGACCGGCCACCTGGTGAAGGCCGACCTCGGGGTCCGTCCCTTCGTGCTCGATTTCGGCAAAGAGAAGGTGGAGGCGCTCACGCTCATCATCGCCTCCGGCGCGTCGGCGCGCTGGCTCGGACTGCCCAGCGAGCAGGCGCTCATCGGCCACGGCGTGTCGTCGTGCGCTAGCTGTGACGGCTTCTTCTTCAACGGCAAGGAGATCACCGTGATCGGCGGCGGAGATTCGGCGATGGAAGAGGCCTTGTTCCTTACCCGCTTCGCCACCAAGGTCACAGTGATCCACCGGCGCAGCGAGTTTCGCGCGTCGAAGATCATGCTGGAGCGAGCGCGCGCCCATAAGCAGATCGAGTTCCTGCATGACACGGTGGTGGAAGAGGTCCATGACCCCGCCAAGCAGGAGGTCACCGGCCTCAAGCTGCGCAACGTCAAGACCGGGAAGGTGTGGGATTTCCCCACCAGCGCGCTGTTCCTCGGCATCGGGCACATCCCCAACGCCAAGATGTTCCACGGCCAGCTCGAGATGGACGAGGACGGCTATCTCATTGCCAAGGACTATGTGTTGACCAAGGTCTCGGGCGTCTTTGTTTCGGGCGACGTGGTCGACCGGCGCTACCGCCAGGCCGTCACCGCCGCAGGAACTGGCTGCATGGCGGCCATGGAAGCAGAGCAGTTCCTGGAACTAGCCGGCCGCTAA
- a CDS encoding type IV pilus twitching motility protein PilT — MHIDDLLKIAMERKASDLHLKVGNFPHVRLDGDLLPLTDQPRISAEDMLNMAFSMMSNRQKQKFKETAELDMAYGVAGLGRFRVNVFQQRGNVGLVLRVIPTKIKPLEELYMPKIIEQICNEARGMVLVTGVTGSGKSTTLAAMLDRINSTRPEHIITIEDPIEFLHRDKKGFVNQREVEVDTPSFGSALRASLRQDPDIILVGEMRDLETIGTALHAAETGHLVFSTLHTLDAVETINRIISVFPPPEQKQVRMQLAATLRAVISQRLVKRADGQGRVPAIEVLVSTAYIRECIITPEKTRSIKEALAAGVSQYGMQTFDQSLYDLYTQNLIDYDTALENASNPDDFKLRVQGIGSTADSAREQMQSAGHQG, encoded by the coding sequence CCCCACGTACGCCTGGACGGCGATTTGCTCCCGCTCACCGACCAGCCCCGCATCTCCGCCGAAGACATGCTGAACATGGCGTTCAGCATGATGAGCAACCGGCAAAAACAGAAGTTCAAAGAGACGGCAGAGCTGGACATGGCCTACGGCGTCGCCGGCCTGGGACGATTCCGTGTGAACGTCTTCCAGCAACGCGGCAACGTGGGATTGGTGCTGCGCGTCATCCCCACCAAGATCAAGCCGCTGGAAGAGCTCTACATGCCGAAGATCATCGAGCAGATCTGCAATGAAGCTCGCGGCATGGTGCTGGTGACGGGCGTGACCGGCTCCGGCAAATCGACCACGCTGGCGGCCATGCTCGACCGCATCAACTCCACGCGGCCGGAGCACATCATCACCATCGAGGATCCGATCGAGTTCCTGCATCGCGACAAGAAGGGCTTCGTCAACCAGCGCGAGGTGGAAGTGGACACGCCCTCGTTCGGCTCGGCACTGCGCGCCAGCTTGCGTCAGGATCCCGACATCATCCTGGTCGGCGAAATGCGCGATCTCGAGACCATCGGGACGGCGCTGCACGCCGCGGAGACCGGCCACTTGGTGTTCTCGACCCTGCACACGTTGGACGCGGTCGAGACCATCAACCGCATCATCTCCGTCTTCCCGCCGCCGGAACAGAAGCAGGTGCGCATGCAGCTGGCGGCAACGCTGCGCGCCGTCATCTCGCAGCGCCTGGTGAAGCGCGCCGATGGACAGGGCCGCGTCCCCGCCATCGAGGTGCTCGTCTCCACCGCGTACATCCGCGAGTGCATCATCACGCCGGAAAAGACGCGTTCCATCAAGGAAGCGCTCGCCGCCGGCGTGTCGCAGTACGGCATGCAGACCTTCGATCAGTCGCTCTACGACCTCTACACCCAGAACCTGATCGATTACGATACCGCACTGGAGAACGCTTCCAACCCCGACGACTTCAAGCTGCGCGTCCAGGGTATCGGCTCGACCGCCGATTCCGCTCGCGAACAGATGCAGTCCGCCGGACATCAGGGATAG